A stretch of Lutra lutra chromosome 9, mLutLut1.2, whole genome shotgun sequence DNA encodes these proteins:
- the NXT1 gene encoding NTF2-related export protein 1, translated as MASVDFKTYVDQACRAAEEFVNVYYTTMDKRRRLLSRLYMGTATLVWNGNAVSGQESLSEFFEMLPSSEFQINVVDCQPVHDEATPSQTTVLVVICGTVKFEGNKQRDFNQNFILTAQASPSNTVWKIASDCFRFQDWAS; from the coding sequence ATGGCATCAGTGGACTTCAAGACCTACGTGGATCAGGCCTGCAGAGCTGCTGAGGAGTTTGTGAATGTGTACTACACCACCATGGACAAACGACGGCGCCTGCTGTCCCGCCTGTACATGGGCACGGCTACCCTGGTGTGGAACGGAAACGCTGTGTCAGGACAAGAGTCCTTGAGTGAGTTTTTTGAAATGTTACCTTCCAGTGAGTTCCAAATCAACGTGGTAGACTGCCAACCTGTCCATGATGAAGCCACCCCGAGCCAGACCACAGTCCTTGTTGTGATCTGTGGAACAGTGAAGTTTGAAGGCAACAAACAACGGGACTTTAACCAAAACTTCATTCTGACTGCCCAGGCCTCACCCAGCAACACGGTGTGGAAGATAGCAAGTGACTGCTTCCGGTTCCAAGACTGGGCCAGCTAG